From a region of the Myroides sp. JBRI-B21084 genome:
- a CDS encoding MgtC/SapB family protein, with the protein MDYSFITDYWQIDDLFKASLSLIVGMLLGAERELKDKAAGLRTITLICLGSTLFTVLSYKLGSGTSEDATRIASYIVSGIGFLGAGVIFKDAFTVNGLTTASIIWVAAAIGMSIGFGQYYTALTFLIFSFLIIYLGGLINKRFLDKVVLKHVEIQLDKFSYADKLIIEKDMYQFCKHIDVRQIQQKNNVLILIYDCKVFKHKINDLEVYLVNTSNIQGFKM; encoded by the coding sequence ATGGATTATAGTTTTATTACCGATTATTGGCAAATCGACGATTTATTTAAAGCAAGTTTATCGCTTATTGTTGGTATGCTTTTAGGTGCCGAACGAGAATTAAAAGATAAAGCAGCCGGTTTGCGTACCATTACTTTAATTTGCTTAGGTAGCACATTGTTTACCGTTTTATCTTATAAGTTAGGTTCGGGTACATCTGAAGATGCTACAAGAATAGCATCGTACATTGTAAGCGGAATAGGCTTTTTAGGTGCAGGTGTTATTTTTAAAGATGCCTTTACAGTTAATGGTTTAACAACAGCAAGTATCATATGGGTTGCTGCTGCTATTGGTATGAGTATTGGTTTTGGGCAATATTATACCGCCCTTACTTTTTTAATATTTAGCTTTTTAATTATTTATTTAGGAGGGTTAATTAATAAACGTTTTCTAGATAAAGTTGTTTTAAAGCATGTTGAAATTCAATTGGATAAGTTTTCTTATGCTGATAAATTAATCATTGAAAAAGATATGTATCAGTTTTGTAAACATATTGATGTTCGTCAAATTCAACAAAAAAATAACGTACTTATTTTAATTTACGACTGTAAAGTTTTTAAACATAAAATTAATGATTTAGAAGTTTATTTGGTAAATACTTCTAACATTCAAGGTTTTAAGATGTAA